A window from Corvus cornix cornix isolate S_Up_H32 chromosome 8, ASM73873v5, whole genome shotgun sequence encodes these proteins:
- the CRIP1 gene encoding cysteine-rich protein 1 produces MPKCPRCQKEVYFAEKVTSLGKDWHRPCLRCEKCNKTLTSGGHAEHDGKPYCNHPCYAALFGPKGFGRGGAESHTFK; encoded by the exons ATGCCCAAGTGTCCCCGCTGCCAGAAGGAGGTCTACTTCG CCGAGAAGGTGACTTCTCTGGGGAAGGACTGGCACCGGCCCTGCTTGAGATGTGAGAAGTGTAACAAGACGCTGACATCTGGAGGCCATGCAGAG cacgATGGCAAACCCTACTGCAACCACCCCTGCTACGCTGCCTTGTTTGGGCCCAAAG GGTTCGGCCGGGGAGGAGCTGAGAGCCACACCTTCAAATAA
- the CRIP2 gene encoding cysteine-rich protein 2, protein MASKCPKCDKTVYFAEKVSSLGKDWHKFCLKCERCNKTLTPGGHAEHDGKPFCHKPCYATLFGPKGVNIGGAGSYIYDKPQIEGQTAPGPIEHPVKVEERKVNAAPPKGPSKASSVTTFTGEPNMCPRCGKRVYFAEKVTSLGKDWHRPCLRCERCSKTLTPGGHAEHDGQPYCHKPCYGILFGPKGVNTGAVGSYIYDKDPEAKNQP, encoded by the exons ATGGCATCCAAGTGCCCCAAGTGCGACAAGACCGTGTACTTCG CCGAGAAGGTGTCCTCCCTGGGCAAGGACTGGCACAAGTTCTGCCTGAAGTGTGAGCGCTGCAACAAGACTCTGACCCCGGGTGGGCATGCTGAG CACGATGGGAAGCCCTTCTGCCACAAGCCCTGTTACGCCACACTGTTTGGCCCCAAAG GGGTGAACATCGGCGGTGCCGGCTCGTACATCTATGACAAGCCGCAGATCGAGGGGCAGACTGCTCCAGGACCCATCGAGCACCCGGTGAaggtggaggagaggaaggtgaATGCTGCACCTCCCAAGGGACCCAGCAAAG CCTCCAGTGTCACCACCTTCACCGGGGAGCCCAACATGTGCCCACGCTGTGGCAAGAGAGTGTACTTTG CCGAGAAGGTGACTTCACTGGGGAAGGATTGGCACCGTCCCTGCCTACGCTGTGAGCGCTGCAGCAAGACGCTGACCCCGGGGGGCCACGCTGAG cacgATGGACAGCCGTACTGCCACAAGCCCTGCTACGGGATCCTCTTCGGGCCAAAGG GTGTCAACACCGGAGCTGTGGGAAGCTATATCTACGACAAAGACCCTGAGGCGAAGAACCAGCCCTAG